From a region of the Microterricola gilva genome:
- a CDS encoding SDR family NAD(P)-dependent oxidoreductase: MSAGARWNPSAIPSQAGKTIVVTGANAGLGFFASEQLARAGAAVVLACRNPSRADAAAHAIRARVPDAAVRTLTLDVSSLDSVRAASAELLDLERIDGLVLNAGIVHPPRRRGLSVDGLELVLATNYLGHFALTAQLLPALLRTPGSRVVTLGSMISRLMDSSLEDLPLAGGYQPWRAYAQSKIAAQVFGFELDRRLRAAAAASDADGAAASGGAAVPPVRTSALVAHPGYSIGGRTPRVPGVNEPSRSKRFVDNLQAPFTQGKDRGAWPIVRAVADPAARGGQYWGPRYLVKGEPRLHTPSATSLDRAIAERVWRESEALTGTTFTI; encoded by the coding sequence GTGAGCGCCGGTGCGCGCTGGAACCCGTCCGCGATCCCGTCGCAGGCGGGAAAAACCATCGTCGTGACAGGCGCCAACGCCGGCCTCGGATTCTTCGCGAGCGAGCAGCTCGCGCGTGCGGGCGCCGCGGTCGTGCTCGCCTGCCGCAATCCGAGCAGGGCGGATGCCGCCGCGCACGCCATCCGCGCCCGCGTACCCGACGCCGCGGTCCGCACCCTCACGCTCGACGTCTCATCGCTCGATTCGGTGCGCGCGGCATCCGCGGAGCTGCTCGACCTTGAGCGGATCGACGGCCTCGTGCTTAACGCCGGCATCGTGCACCCGCCCAGGCGGAGGGGGCTGAGCGTCGACGGCCTCGAGCTCGTCCTGGCCACCAACTACCTCGGGCACTTCGCGCTGACCGCGCAGCTGCTGCCGGCGCTGCTCCGCACGCCCGGGAGCAGGGTCGTCACGCTCGGCTCGATGATCTCGCGCCTGATGGACTCCTCGCTCGAGGATCTACCGTTGGCAGGCGGCTACCAGCCGTGGCGGGCCTACGCGCAGTCGAAGATCGCGGCGCAGGTGTTCGGATTCGAGCTCGACCGACGGCTGCGGGCGGCAGCAGCGGCGAGCGACGCCGACGGGGCAGCGGCGAGCGGCGGGGCGGCCGTGCCGCCCGTGCGTACCTCGGCACTCGTCGCCCACCCCGGCTACTCGATCGGCGGCCGCACCCCGCGGGTGCCCGGCGTGAACGAGCCGAGCAGGAGCAAGCGTTTCGTCGACAACCTCCAGGCGCCGTTCACGCAGGGCAAGGATCGCGGCGCATGGCCGATCGTGCGCGCGGTGGCCGACCCGGCCGCGCGCGGCGGCCAGTACTGGGGCCCGCGCTACCTCGTCAAGGGCGAGCCGAGGCTGCACACGCCCAGCGCGACCAGCCTCGACCGGGCGATCGCCGAGCGCGTGTGGCGCGAGTCGGAGGCTCTGACCGGCACCACGTTCACGATCTGA
- a CDS encoding DUF5979 domain-containing protein: MAKLTRRPRTRTTALGLTAVLLGALIAPLGATGAAFADVTAMLGIQKTASASTVAPGETFEYTLAVSCGSITDVGCRDAELVDTVPPEFEILGVAVAQSLGTSTHAISGQTVTVNFTTDLGDGTVGIADNVAGTVTISVRLRADTPYEANGIPVTNTAAIGASNADTQTSAVDVTPAVELALATKTSKSFDPTSGQNLPDSSTNVTLTGTNTSNAAVDTLTISDPADPSAVPNPFDYLKYTALTSVSYPAGADTVVMELWDGSSWVAGAPASGGATPTAPPVPTATDARGIRLVFSSSDSAIKIEAGAQGGFVATLKQRTELQQSITVPNTVSSTVALGNDDAQALGGADYRIVTEPILVEATKAFDPAAVLAGGTSTVTLGAANSGETELDTLAIREPATGSFSTDVAFTGFTGDVVFPQGAETGVLTYYYRLVPGGAVLSQTIPLTDGTPIPTPAPLGILEHFELVFTDTDGGKIIEGANVHVAFTVETDAALDPGATIPNDVDVTGTNSTSSQSDQDDAELTILERHIAVDTDKKINPGQLIGVPGQTALVQLPTQLLDPESTTGAKTITVQDPQGTDAEVLASEWWQYFNATAITKTDVPPDSSLTVSYFDRDTQTWIPLQGAIDIQGSTSFSMDIPSALQDSIGGLRFEYTSDTEFPPGTTLQPNFTSVLTQSIPPAPASNVLVENCSSAAATAPGVPPAAADGPVPCPTIELIAPTPGSGDLIDKTWLTDVVSARSHEQATAELAWSTGGYNGLERVVIADVADEPHSPADVASSVYQAFNLVAVDAITPALDPLLEYDTVTAVELWNGSSWTEAANSPCASSSACEGTLPRIALTPAEQESTTSVRLVFTENTTARQNATDIDAPLPGSGVASSFGNNRHTDLVFQVRDLVRVEDSGVSPDPVLGSRDYNTATPGDVDNTASATGFTGPQQIVRDTASDVISILDRPLNTTVSKGWTGGPMGIPPSGTPANAYPTGRVTIVASNATVARVDTLQISDPAPGSTVTPFEQFNLKSIVSIVEPAGSVGASTRVTLKRAGAAATTHSVAQALALTEAQLANVVGITVAYNGRIESAAKGTVTMDLRLRPTQRSNGAPVTVTQSPVRNDAQSAVEDLGGVNGQHTVTDTDDAAITLQDLDISVVTTKTFSPQLQTAPNNAPILMTLSARPGGSARTAEMVVVDDRTTFWNAFDFVGFDPSFQLAAPITRVQVDAFTGGTFTAGPPANGLDRSGGSWVTGTAGTVADALKLPGTVTADEVQGLRFTFTRADGSQWENPANPLQQMPIIVERRAQFRSGGDNLPTGVATVPAPGENIMGPGGGYTNTVTADVTSAVNGPGQLPLTAEHSTTARAFYVQPATEVAVVKGPIGAQNPGEQIPFTLDVTNTSTTTQIMNPVITDLLPTTVIGGVTVPELVFDPDATDSPYSYELTPGTGSVIPPASPMPTDPSQVRVAVNADQTAITFRFPDGSALAPGENYRITIKLMFRPGIVADTQVQNAFEVSSDQVFTNCNGVGGLPVVECAANTTVYPVAAGALRGHKYVQADDDELGLRNVQNPTQAASCAPAAGTGGFYDYPCVPITKPGATETWLERLQNSGTQPLDQIVTIDRLPTPGDIGAQVLLPRGSEWAPVWEGNVRLVPGARTPVLSSFYSSAVDPCVADLRPTGTQCDPGSWLPLTAGVDPSLVKHVKFVFDFGSDPLLPGEILGYTFQTRTPAVSPTSGADTIAWNTVATGARTVVSSGGNDSVLPSEGHRVGVALATGSLEVIKQVTGDASGYAPSSFPAQLQCVSAVGTPLETALPPIDLVLVNGIGQQVDGLPWGAECELIEGDLGQTDHSSTTATVGRSDEPLELVTLTNVYDLAAIDIVKTIDSTAVDQDGTAVGYGPFEVAVSCSFLGQPVFATGYSAASPMAKTIAADEHWLLRGLPARAGCTVTETDAKGATPIITVTTDAGAAPPVNGNSATVTLTPLVQGLASVRITIANGFAVGGIAVEKVVTGPGASDFGAGPFTVRLVCTLDDASGSRTVWDGELTLGGGDPLTASVENIAAGALCTATETDAGGADLSEVSPSTPTAVGAGQTISFTVTNTFLIGAITVTKSLTGSGASEFGDRSFTVELSCTREVNGTAVPVTVPGGASRTLSKAGSLTASYATLPLGAVCTLSETNTGGAVGVEITPNAGDPLLGVVTVAAGEPVEISVVNTFDATPPVPPTDLSSTGVDPLPLALGALAVLLLGGGLMVVVSLRRRSKERR, translated from the coding sequence CGTCGACACGGTGCCGCCCGAGTTCGAGATCCTCGGGGTTGCCGTCGCCCAGAGCCTCGGCACGAGCACACACGCCATCAGCGGGCAGACGGTGACCGTGAACTTCACGACCGACCTCGGCGACGGCACCGTCGGCATCGCCGACAACGTCGCTGGCACGGTGACGATCAGTGTGCGTCTGCGGGCGGACACGCCGTACGAGGCCAACGGCATCCCCGTCACGAACACGGCGGCCATCGGGGCGAGCAACGCCGACACGCAGACCTCCGCCGTCGACGTCACCCCCGCGGTTGAGCTCGCGTTGGCGACCAAGACCAGCAAGAGCTTCGACCCGACGAGCGGGCAGAACCTTCCGGACTCGTCCACGAACGTCACGCTCACTGGCACGAACACCTCGAACGCGGCCGTCGACACGCTCACGATCAGCGACCCGGCGGATCCGAGCGCCGTGCCGAACCCCTTCGACTACCTGAAGTACACGGCGCTCACCTCGGTGAGCTACCCGGCTGGCGCCGACACCGTCGTGATGGAGCTGTGGGACGGCTCGAGCTGGGTCGCCGGCGCCCCGGCCAGCGGCGGCGCGACGCCGACGGCGCCGCCCGTTCCCACCGCGACCGATGCGCGCGGCATCCGTCTCGTCTTCTCCAGTTCCGACTCCGCCATCAAGATCGAGGCGGGTGCGCAGGGCGGTTTCGTCGCGACTCTCAAGCAGCGCACGGAGCTGCAGCAGTCGATCACCGTGCCGAACACCGTCTCCTCGACGGTCGCCCTCGGCAACGACGACGCGCAGGCACTCGGTGGAGCCGACTACCGCATCGTCACCGAGCCGATCCTCGTCGAGGCGACGAAGGCCTTCGACCCCGCGGCTGTCCTCGCCGGCGGCACGAGCACCGTCACGCTCGGCGCGGCGAACAGCGGCGAGACCGAACTCGACACGCTCGCCATCCGCGAACCGGCGACCGGTTCCTTCAGCACGGATGTCGCATTCACCGGCTTCACCGGCGATGTGGTCTTCCCGCAGGGTGCCGAGACCGGTGTGCTCACCTACTACTACCGCCTCGTCCCCGGCGGCGCCGTGCTCAGCCAGACCATTCCACTGACCGACGGAACCCCGATCCCCACCCCGGCGCCGCTCGGCATCCTGGAGCACTTCGAACTGGTCTTCACCGACACCGACGGCGGGAAGATCATCGAGGGGGCCAACGTCCACGTCGCCTTCACGGTCGAGACCGACGCCGCGCTCGACCCGGGGGCGACGATCCCGAACGACGTCGACGTCACCGGAACGAACAGCACGTCCAGCCAGAGCGACCAGGATGACGCAGAGCTCACCATCCTCGAACGCCACATCGCGGTCGACACCGACAAGAAGATCAACCCGGGGCAGCTCATCGGTGTCCCGGGCCAGACTGCGCTCGTGCAGCTGCCGACGCAGCTGCTGGACCCGGAGTCGACGACCGGCGCGAAGACGATCACCGTGCAGGACCCGCAGGGCACCGACGCCGAGGTGCTCGCCTCGGAGTGGTGGCAGTACTTCAACGCGACCGCGATCACCAAGACCGACGTTCCGCCGGACTCCTCGCTGACGGTGTCCTACTTCGATCGGGATACCCAGACCTGGATCCCGCTGCAGGGTGCGATCGACATTCAGGGATCAACCTCGTTCTCGATGGACATCCCCTCGGCACTGCAGGACTCGATCGGCGGCCTCCGCTTCGAGTACACCAGCGACACGGAGTTCCCGCCAGGCACGACGCTGCAGCCGAACTTCACGAGCGTGCTGACGCAGAGCATCCCGCCGGCCCCGGCAAGCAATGTGCTCGTCGAGAACTGTTCGTCCGCCGCCGCGACCGCCCCCGGCGTGCCACCGGCCGCCGCCGACGGGCCGGTTCCGTGCCCGACGATCGAGCTCATCGCGCCGACGCCGGGCTCCGGCGACCTGATCGACAAGACCTGGCTGACCGATGTGGTCTCCGCCCGTAGCCACGAGCAGGCCACGGCCGAGCTGGCCTGGTCGACCGGTGGATACAACGGCCTCGAGCGGGTCGTCATCGCGGATGTCGCCGACGAGCCTCACTCTCCGGCCGACGTCGCCTCCTCCGTCTACCAGGCATTCAACCTGGTGGCGGTCGATGCGATCACGCCGGCGCTCGACCCGTTGCTGGAGTACGACACCGTCACCGCGGTGGAGCTGTGGAACGGCAGCAGCTGGACCGAGGCAGCGAACAGCCCCTGCGCGAGCAGCAGCGCCTGCGAGGGCACGCTGCCGCGCATCGCGCTCACGCCGGCCGAGCAGGAGTCGACGACCAGCGTTCGGCTGGTCTTCACCGAGAACACCACGGCCCGCCAGAACGCCACAGACATCGACGCCCCGCTGCCCGGCAGCGGCGTCGCGAGCTCCTTCGGCAACAACCGGCACACCGATCTCGTCTTCCAGGTGCGCGACCTGGTGCGCGTCGAGGACAGCGGCGTGAGCCCGGACCCCGTGCTCGGCAGCCGTGACTACAACACGGCAACGCCAGGCGACGTCGACAACACGGCCAGCGCCACCGGGTTCACCGGGCCGCAGCAGATCGTGCGCGACACGGCATCCGACGTCATCTCGATCCTTGACCGCCCGCTGAACACCACGGTGTCCAAGGGCTGGACCGGTGGACCGATGGGCATCCCGCCGAGCGGCACGCCCGCGAACGCGTACCCGACCGGGCGGGTGACGATCGTGGCAAGCAACGCCACCGTCGCCCGCGTCGACACGCTGCAGATCAGCGACCCGGCACCGGGCTCGACCGTCACCCCGTTCGAGCAGTTCAATCTCAAGAGCATCGTCTCGATCGTCGAACCGGCAGGCAGCGTCGGCGCGAGCACGCGCGTGACGCTGAAGCGGGCCGGGGCGGCAGCCACCACGCACAGCGTGGCTCAGGCGCTGGCGCTGACCGAGGCCCAGTTGGCGAACGTCGTCGGCATCACGGTCGCCTACAACGGGCGCATCGAGTCCGCCGCCAAGGGTACGGTCACCATGGACCTGCGCCTGCGCCCGACCCAGCGCAGCAACGGTGCCCCGGTCACGGTGACCCAGTCGCCCGTCCGCAACGACGCGCAGAGCGCCGTCGAAGACCTCGGCGGCGTCAACGGCCAGCACACGGTCACCGACACGGATGACGCGGCCATCACGCTGCAGGACCTCGACATCTCGGTCGTCACGACGAAGACGTTCAGCCCGCAGCTGCAGACCGCGCCGAACAACGCCCCGATCCTGATGACGCTCTCCGCGCGCCCCGGCGGTTCGGCGCGCACGGCCGAGATGGTCGTGGTCGACGATCGCACCACGTTCTGGAACGCCTTCGACTTCGTCGGATTTGATCCGTCCTTCCAACTGGCGGCGCCGATCACCCGGGTGCAGGTCGACGCGTTCACCGGCGGCACCTTCACCGCCGGGCCGCCGGCCAACGGCCTCGACCGCAGCGGCGGGTCCTGGGTGACCGGCACCGCAGGCACCGTCGCCGATGCGCTGAAGCTGCCGGGCACCGTCACAGCGGACGAGGTGCAGGGGCTGCGTTTCACCTTCACCCGCGCCGACGGCTCGCAGTGGGAGAACCCGGCCAATCCGTTGCAGCAGATGCCGATCATCGTCGAACGACGTGCACAGTTCCGGAGCGGCGGCGACAACCTGCCGACCGGTGTCGCCACGGTTCCGGCGCCGGGCGAGAACATCATGGGGCCCGGCGGCGGCTACACGAACACCGTCACCGCCGACGTCACGAGCGCCGTCAACGGTCCCGGCCAACTGCCGCTGACGGCGGAGCACAGCACAACGGCCCGCGCCTTCTACGTGCAGCCGGCGACGGAGGTCGCCGTGGTCAAGGGCCCGATCGGCGCCCAGAACCCGGGCGAGCAGATCCCGTTCACGCTCGATGTGACCAACACGAGCACGACGACGCAGATCATGAACCCGGTCATCACCGATCTGCTGCCGACGACGGTGATCGGTGGCGTCACCGTCCCCGAGCTGGTCTTCGATCCGGATGCCACGGACTCGCCGTACTCCTACGAGCTCACGCCTGGCACCGGCAGCGTCATCCCGCCGGCCTCTCCGATGCCGACGGATCCGTCGCAGGTGCGCGTCGCGGTCAACGCCGATCAGACCGCGATCACGTTCCGCTTCCCGGACGGCAGCGCGCTGGCGCCGGGTGAGAACTACCGCATCACGATCAAGCTCATGTTCCGTCCAGGCATCGTCGCTGACACCCAGGTGCAGAACGCCTTCGAGGTGAGCTCTGACCAGGTGTTCACCAACTGCAACGGCGTGGGCGGGCTGCCCGTTGTGGAGTGCGCGGCCAACACGACCGTGTACCCCGTGGCGGCCGGCGCCCTGCGCGGGCACAAGTACGTCCAGGCCGATGACGATGAACTGGGGCTCCGTAACGTCCAGAACCCCACGCAGGCCGCATCGTGCGCGCCGGCCGCGGGCACCGGCGGTTTCTACGACTACCCCTGCGTTCCGATCACGAAGCCGGGGGCGACGGAGACCTGGCTCGAGCGGCTGCAGAACTCCGGAACGCAGCCACTCGACCAGATCGTCACGATCGACCGCCTGCCGACCCCCGGCGATATCGGGGCGCAGGTGCTCCTGCCCCGTGGCTCCGAGTGGGCGCCCGTGTGGGAGGGCAACGTCCGGCTCGTCCCCGGGGCCCGCACGCCGGTGCTGAGCAGCTTCTACAGCTCGGCGGTCGACCCCTGCGTGGCGGATCTGCGGCCCACGGGAACACAGTGCGACCCCGGCTCGTGGCTGCCGTTGACCGCCGGCGTGGACCCGAGTCTGGTCAAGCACGTCAAGTTCGTGTTCGATTTCGGCAGCGACCCGCTGCTGCCAGGTGAGATTCTGGGCTACACCTTCCAGACCCGTACCCCGGCCGTGTCGCCGACATCCGGAGCGGACACCATCGCCTGGAACACCGTCGCGACCGGCGCCCGCACGGTCGTCAGCTCTGGCGGCAACGACTCGGTGCTGCCCTCAGAGGGACACAGGGTCGGCGTGGCGCTGGCGACCGGGTCGCTCGAAGTGATCAAGCAGGTGACCGGAGACGCCTCGGGGTACGCGCCGAGCAGTTTCCCCGCGCAGCTGCAATGCGTCTCGGCAGTCGGAACGCCGCTGGAGACGGCGCTGCCGCCCATCGACCTGGTGCTCGTCAACGGGATCGGCCAGCAGGTCGACGGCCTGCCCTGGGGCGCGGAGTGTGAGCTGATCGAGGGCGACCTCGGCCAGACCGACCACAGCTCGACGACGGCAACGGTCGGCCGCAGCGATGAGCCGCTTGAGCTGGTCACGCTGACGAACGTGTACGACCTCGCCGCGATCGACATCGTCAAGACGATCGATTCGACCGCGGTCGACCAGGACGGCACAGCGGTGGGCTACGGTCCGTTCGAGGTCGCCGTGTCCTGCAGCTTCCTCGGCCAGCCCGTCTTCGCCACCGGCTACAGCGCGGCGAGCCCGATGGCGAAGACCATCGCAGCCGATGAGCACTGGCTGCTGCGGGGGCTTCCCGCACGCGCGGGGTGCACGGTGACCGAGACCGATGCGAAGGGGGCGACGCCCATCATCACGGTGACGACGGATGCCGGGGCGGCCCCGCCCGTCAACGGCAACTCCGCGACGGTCACCCTCACGCCGCTGGTGCAGGGACTGGCATCCGTGCGCATCACCATCGCGAACGGCTTCGCAGTCGGCGGGATCGCCGTCGAGAAGGTCGTGACCGGGCCGGGCGCCTCCGACTTCGGCGCAGGTCCGTTCACGGTCCGGCTCGTCTGCACCCTCGACGACGCCAGCGGTTCCCGCACGGTATGGGACGGCGAGCTCACGCTCGGCGGGGGCGATCCGCTGACGGCATCCGTCGAGAACATCGCGGCGGGCGCGCTCTGCACGGCGACCGAGACGGACGCAGGCGGAGCCGACCTCTCGGAGGTGTCGCCGAGCACGCCCACCGCGGTCGGCGCAGGCCAGACGATCTCCTTCACGGTGACGAACACCTTCCTGATCGGCGCGATCACGGTGACCAAATCGCTCACGGGCAGCGGGGCGAGCGAGTTCGGCGACCGCAGCTTCACGGTCGAGCTCAGCTGCACGCGGGAGGTCAACGGCACGGCGGTGCCGGTGACGGTGCCAGGTGGTGCATCACGCACGCTGTCGAAGGCGGGCTCGTTGACCGCGAGCTACGCCACCCTGCCGCTCGGTGCGGTGTGCACCCTCTCCGAGACGAACACGGGCGGAGCCGTCGGCGTGGAGATCACACCGAACGCCGGCGACCCGCTGCTCGGCGTTGTCACGGTCGCCGCGGGTGAGCCCGTGGAGATCTCGGTCGTGAACACCTTCGACGCGACGCCTCCCGTGCCGCCGACCGACCTCAGCAGCACGGGCGTCGACCCGCTGCCGTTGGCGCTCGGCGCCCTCGCGGTGCTGCTGCTCGGAGGAGGCCTGATGGTGGTCGTGTCGCTCAGGCGCCGGTCGAAGGAGCGCCGCTAG
- a CDS encoding chorismate mutase — MAADEREAREELDGIRLSIDNIDAALIHMLAERFKYTQRVGRLKADHGLPPTDSAREARQIARLRALAEESHLDPAFAEKWFNFVVAEVIQHHEELAGANGAAAEPAAPGDSAS; from the coding sequence ATGGCTGCAGACGAGCGCGAAGCGCGAGAAGAACTCGACGGAATCCGGCTGAGCATCGACAACATCGATGCTGCGCTCATCCACATGCTCGCCGAGCGCTTCAAGTACACGCAGCGTGTCGGCCGGCTCAAGGCCGACCACGGCCTGCCGCCCACCGACTCAGCCCGTGAGGCGCGCCAGATCGCTCGGCTGCGCGCGCTTGCCGAGGAATCCCACCTCGACCCGGCCTTCGCCGAGAAGTGGTTCAACTTCGTCGTCGCCGAGGTGATCCAGCACCACGAGGAGCTCGCCGGCGCCAACGGAGCCGCGGCCGAGCCCGCAGCGCCCGGCGACAGCGCCTCGTAG
- a CDS encoding DMT family transporter translates to MGTVWGASFLFMKVALDGVSFGQVAWSRLILGGLTLGLIVLATRPRVGGGPVLPREAKVWLHFTVIAITGCVIPHLLFAWAEQYVSSSLASIYNAVTPITTALMATLAFRVEKLDRGQILGVAVGILGVIVIIAPWQYAELTGSLWGQLACLGAATCYGFTFGYTRKFLSARPIAGATFAFLNIGIGGLIMIALTPVIAWHPVELNWPIVLSLLTLGALGTGLAYIWNINVLRAWGPTNASTVTYVTPVVGVLLGVLILGERFGWLEPIGAGLVLLGILLAQRRIRVGRRMPAESVPA, encoded by the coding sequence ATGGGCACCGTCTGGGGCGCCAGCTTCCTCTTCATGAAGGTCGCCCTCGACGGTGTCTCCTTCGGGCAGGTCGCGTGGTCTCGGCTGATCCTCGGCGGCCTCACCCTCGGACTCATCGTGCTTGCGACCCGGCCGCGGGTCGGCGGCGGCCCGGTGCTGCCGCGCGAGGCGAAGGTCTGGCTGCACTTCACCGTCATCGCGATCACCGGCTGCGTCATCCCGCACCTGCTCTTCGCCTGGGCCGAGCAGTACGTCTCCTCGAGCCTGGCCAGCATCTACAACGCGGTCACCCCGATCACGACGGCGCTCATGGCCACCCTCGCGTTCCGCGTCGAGAAGCTCGACCGCGGGCAGATCCTCGGTGTGGCGGTCGGAATCCTCGGCGTGATCGTCATCATCGCGCCCTGGCAGTACGCAGAACTCACCGGATCGCTCTGGGGCCAGCTCGCCTGCCTCGGCGCCGCCACCTGCTACGGCTTCACCTTCGGCTACACGCGCAAGTTCCTGAGCGCACGGCCCATCGCCGGCGCCACCTTCGCCTTCCTCAACATCGGCATCGGCGGGTTGATCATGATCGCGCTCACCCCCGTGATCGCCTGGCACCCGGTCGAGCTCAACTGGCCGATCGTGCTCAGCCTGCTCACGCTCGGTGCGCTCGGCACCGGCCTCGCCTACATCTGGAACATCAACGTGCTGCGGGCGTGGGGGCCGACCAACGCGTCAACCGTCACCTACGTCACCCCCGTCGTCGGCGTGCTGCTCGGCGTGCTGATCCTCGGGGAACGCTTCGGCTGGCTCGAGCCGATCGGCGCCGGCCTCGTGCTGCTCGGCATCCTGCTCGCGCAGCGGCGCATCCGCGTCGGCCGACGGATGCCGGCCGAATCCGTGCCCGCCTGA
- a CDS encoding GNAT family N-acetyltransferase, with translation MTAVRPPLEPIHGRFISLQPLRTDQLVALHGAIGHPLVFAGGYGGGPAAYRADAAEFAAWARGYLRFGAEPRQGVRTGVRLGSRRRAIDSSGGDANVFAVRLHGGAHDGVLVGTTTLGDIDVERESAHIGWSAFDPRVWGSQVNAEAKLLLLNSAFEHGFGRVKIQADVMNTRSRAAIERLGARYEGTVRRERRRPDGSWRDTVLYSILAEEWPEVRDGLHERLSRFAGPVEFRSAEALLA, from the coding sequence ATGACCGCAGTACGCCCACCGCTCGAGCCGATCCATGGCCGATTCATCTCGCTGCAGCCGCTGCGCACCGACCAGCTCGTCGCACTGCACGGGGCGATCGGGCATCCGCTCGTCTTCGCGGGCGGCTACGGCGGGGGACCGGCCGCGTACCGCGCGGATGCCGCCGAGTTCGCCGCGTGGGCGCGCGGCTACCTGCGCTTCGGCGCCGAGCCGCGGCAGGGCGTGCGGACGGGCGTGCGGCTGGGCTCGCGCCGCCGCGCGATCGACAGCTCGGGCGGCGACGCCAATGTCTTCGCCGTCCGGCTGCACGGCGGCGCCCACGACGGGGTGCTCGTCGGAACGACGACCCTCGGCGACATCGACGTCGAGCGGGAGTCCGCGCACATCGGCTGGTCGGCGTTCGACCCGCGGGTGTGGGGCTCGCAGGTCAACGCCGAGGCGAAGCTGTTGCTGCTGAACTCCGCGTTCGAGCACGGCTTCGGCCGTGTCAAGATCCAGGCGGATGTCATGAACACCCGCTCGCGCGCGGCGATCGAGCGTCTCGGCGCCCGCTACGAGGGCACCGTGCGCCGGGAACGCCGCCGCCCGGACGGCAGCTGGCGCGACACCGTGCTCTACTCGATCCTCGCCGAGGAGTGGCCGGAGGTGCGGGACGGGCTGCACGAGCGGCTCTCGCGATTCGCCGGGCCGGTCGAGTTCCGCTCGGCTGAGGCGCTGCTCGCCTAG
- a CDS encoding RidA family protein has translation MTKQAITIPNAPKPAGPYSHGVVANGFLYTAGFGPQDPATGEVVPGGVGEQTAQVLRNIQAVLNEVGASMDDVVKTTAHLQHLKRDFAEYNEAYAGFFSEPYPVRTTVGSDLYDILVEIDVVVALPQA, from the coding sequence ATGACCAAGCAGGCCATCACCATTCCCAACGCCCCGAAGCCGGCCGGCCCGTACAGCCACGGCGTCGTCGCGAACGGCTTCCTCTACACGGCCGGGTTCGGCCCGCAGGACCCGGCGACCGGCGAGGTTGTCCCCGGCGGCGTCGGCGAGCAGACCGCACAGGTACTGCGCAACATCCAGGCCGTTCTCAACGAGGTCGGCGCATCGATGGATGACGTCGTCAAGACCACCGCGCACCTGCAGCACCTCAAGCGCGACTTCGCCGAGTACAACGAGGCATACGCCGGCTTCTTCAGCGAGCCCTACCCGGTGCGCACGACCGTCGGCAGCGATCTCTACGACATCCTCGTCGAGATCGACGTCGTCGTGGCGCTGCCCCAGGCGTAA
- a CDS encoding sulfite exporter TauE/SafE family protein, giving the protein MLALVVVSVLVGAFAQRITGMGFALVVSPALVIILGPFDGVLVVNLCGVLSSLLIIPRVWKHIEWRTLLWLAVPAVIAIVPGSLLAAKLGGPQLQLGVGLLVIVALTVSLLVTRAEHTLPRRPSAIVAGAASGFMNTAAGVGGPALSVYAVLTRWPQAQFAATLQPYFVVIGTVSLITKLFFSGGALPELDAASWLAVIVALLAGLGLGELLHTRVSHRAARTAVIVIAYLGGAAAMLDGALELLA; this is encoded by the coding sequence ATGCTCGCTCTGGTCGTCGTCTCCGTTCTGGTCGGCGCCTTCGCCCAACGCATCACCGGCATGGGCTTCGCCCTGGTCGTCTCCCCCGCGCTCGTCATCATCCTCGGCCCGTTCGACGGCGTGCTCGTCGTCAACCTCTGCGGTGTGCTCTCCTCGCTGTTGATCATCCCCCGCGTCTGGAAGCACATCGAGTGGCGCACCCTCCTCTGGCTCGCGGTGCCTGCGGTCATCGCGATCGTGCCGGGTTCCCTGCTCGCGGCCAAGCTGGGCGGCCCGCAGCTGCAACTCGGCGTCGGCCTGCTCGTCATCGTCGCGCTGACCGTCTCGCTGCTCGTCACCCGCGCCGAGCACACGCTGCCGCGGCGCCCCTCCGCGATCGTGGCGGGTGCGGCATCCGGGTTCATGAACACCGCCGCCGGCGTCGGCGGCCCGGCGCTCAGCGTCTACGCGGTGCTCACCCGCTGGCCGCAGGCGCAGTTCGCGGCGACGCTGCAGCCGTACTTCGTCGTCATCGGCACGGTCTCCCTCATCACGAAGCTGTTCTTCTCCGGCGGGGCGCTGCCCGAGCTGGATGCCGCCAGCTGGCTCGCCGTGATCGTCGCGCTGCTCGCGGGCCTCGGGCTCGGCGAACTGCTGCACACGCGCGTCAGCCACCGTGCCGCGCGCACAGCGGTGATCGTGATCGCCTACCTGGGCGGCGCCGCCGCCATGCTCGACGGCGCGCTCGAGCTCCTGGCCTAG